From the Xiphophorus maculatus strain JP 163 A chromosome 20, X_maculatus-5.0-male, whole genome shotgun sequence genome, one window contains:
- the hyal2 gene encoding hyaluronidase-2, whose protein sequence is MLYWTLRDWRVQLLIVLLWDGVCSSEVKPTPWPLYSKKPLLLAWNVPTQECGPWHGVSFQLDQFQIVATPNEGFVRQNLTMFYHDRLGLYPYFEVDETPVRGGLPQAASLSQHLSEMQKGVDKYIPNRDAVGLAVIDWEEWRPLWIRNWGSKDIYRKQSRELVRQKNPTWSEEQVGKVAQLEFEMSAKKFMLETLRRAKHLRPNTLWGFYLFPDCYNHDYLRSLEGYTGRCPDVEVARNEQLKWLWTESTALFPSIYMGKVLRSSSLGRQFVRHRVREGMRLASSGDELARPVFVYTRPTYNDHPEQLTEFDLVSTIGESVALGAAGIIMWGDATHAKNKTTCSDLNAYLQGTLSQYLLNVSTAAELCSQTLCGSHGRCLRKRWDKDVYLHLNPLSHRIERQNGKLTVIGKLGDPDKVLLDMDFQCQCYRGFQGKGCDHTDQLHQKGAATRTRTSALQSIIFLITVVLLC, encoded by the exons ATGTTGTATTGGACTCTGCGTGACTGGAGAGTACAGCTCCTGATTGTTCTGCTCTGGGACGGCGTCTGCTCTTCGGAAGTGAAACCTACACCATGGCCCCTGTACTCCAAGAAGCCCCTTCTCCTCGCCTGGAATGTCCCGACTCAGGAGTGTGGCCCCTGGCATGGCGTTTCTTTCCAGCTGGACCAGTTCCAGATTGTGGCCACGCCAAATGAGGGCTTTGTCAGGCAGAACTTGACCATGTTCTACCACGACCGCTTGGGCTTGTACCCCTACTTTGAGGTGGATGAGACGCCGGTGCGCGGTGGGCTGCCACAGGCCGCCAGTCTCTCGCAGCACCTCAGCGAAATGCAGAAAGGTGTTGATAAGTACATACCAAACCGGGACGCTGTAGGTTTAGCGGTTATTGACTGGGAAGAGTGGAGGCCTCTTTGGATACGAAACTGGGGATCCAAAGACATCTACCGAAAACAGTCCCGTGAACTGGTGCGCCAGAAGAACCCAACTTGGTCCGAGGAGCAGGTGGGAAAAGTGGCCCAGCTGGAGTTTGAGATGTCTGCTAAGAAGTTCATGCTGGAGACGCTACGCCGCGCCAAACACCTGCGGCCCAACACTCTGTGGGGGTTCTACCTGTTCCCGGACTGCTACAACCACGACTACCTGCGCTCCCTGGAGGGTTACACAGGCCGCTGCCCCGACGTGGAGGTGGCCCGCAATGAGCAGCTGAAGTGGCTGTGGACAGAGAGCACGGCGCTCTTCCCCTCCATCTACATGGGCAAAGTGCTGCGCTCCTCTTCCCTAGGACGGCAGTTTGTGCGGCACCGTGTGAGAGAAGGGATGCGTTTGGCTTCATCCGGCGACGAGTTGGCACGTCCTGTCTTTGTGTACACCCGGCCCACCTACAACGACCATCCGGAACAGCTGACAGAG TTTGACCTGGTGTCCACCATCGGGGAGAGTGTCGCTCTGGGAGCTGCAGGAATCATCATGTGGGGAGATGCAacacatgcaaaaaacaaa ACCACCTGCTCTGACCTGAACGCGTATCTTCAGGGCACACTGAGCCAATACCTCCTCAACGTCTCCACGGCAGCAGAGCTCTGCAGCCAGACCCTGTGCGGTTCCCACGGCCGCTGCCTTCGCAAACGTTGGGACAAGGATGTTTACCTTCACCTCAACCCCCTCTCACACCGCATCGAGAGGCAAAACGGCAAACTGACGGTGATCGGCAAGCTAGGAGACCCAGACAAGGTGCTTCTTGACATGGACTTTCAGTGCCAGTGCTACAGGGGCTTTCAGGGGAAAGGCTGTGATCATACAGACCAGCTGCACCAAAAAGGGGCGGCGACTCGAACCAGAACATCAGCGCTCCAGTCTATCATCTTCCTGATAACCGTTGTGCTCCTGTGTTAA
- the LOC102216625 gene encoding hyaluronidase-1-like gives MRERMAGFGLISPVTLRLLLQDLHVSSHLLVEILNLHRIGSSSGVSLPLSLLGFPPCFSQIMRLLVSLANHKLEPLEGFTVAMRFCEVLLLFGLLRLTSGLPVASPFSQAPFLTVWNAPTENCLSQYGVDLDLGMFSIVQNQNQTFIGENVTIFYADKLGLYPRYSAQGEAINGGVPQNSSLDAHLRLASEDIRYYIPDRDFQGLAVVDWESWRPVWERNWDSKQVYKEGSKALVRARHPDWSPAQVEAAARLEFEQSGRKFMEETQKLGQKMRPSGLWGFYGFPNCYNYYNDRSINYTGECPDVELSRNDELFWMWNASSALYPDIYLSLDLRGLGKEVLLYTHHRILEAMRAADQVTPSQLPVFPYARIVYTYTLEFLSKEHLVHTVGESAALGSAGVVLWGDHAFDKSKATCEAVKSYIDETLGPYVVNVTSAATLCSQALCSSQGRCQRSDLKSGAYLHLDPAAWKILSEKKPAGGTNYRVLGQMDAQSVLQMKSDFHCRCYPGWEGRDCSTPV, from the exons ATGAGGGAGAGAATGGCTGGATTCGGTTTGATCTCGCCTGTGACTTTAAGGCTGCTTTTGCAGGATTTGCATGTCTCTTCTCATTTGCTGGTAGAAATCTTGAATTTGCATCGGATTGGTTCCAGTTCTGGTGTTTCACTTCCCCTTTCCCTGCTTGGTTTCCCTCCCTGTTTCAGTCAGATCATGAGACTTCTGGTGTCTTTAGCAAACCACAAATTAGAACCTCTTGAAGGTTTTACAGTAG ccatGAGGTTCTGTGAGGTGCTGCTCCTCTTTGGTCTGCTCAGACTAACTTCAGGGCTGCCTGTTGCCTCGCCTTTCAGCCAGGCGCCGTTTCTCACTGTGTGGAACGCCCCCACAGAGAACTGCCTCTCCCAGTACGGCGTGGATCTTGACCTGGGGATGTTTAGCATCGTCCAGAACCAAAATCAAACCTTCATAGGTGAAAACGTCACTATTTTCTATGCTGACAAGCTGGGTCTGTACCCTCGGTACTCAGCCCAGGGCGAGGCCATCAACGGCGGGGTTCCTCAGAACAGCAGCCTAGACGCTCACCTCCGACTCGCAAGCGAAGATATCCGCTACTACATCCCTGACAGAGACTTCCAGGGCCTGGCAGTGGTGGACTGGGAGAGCTGGCGGCCAGTGTGGGAGAGAAACTGGGACAGTAAACAAGTGTACAAGGAGGGGTCAAAAGCCCTGGTGAGGGCCAGGCATCCAGACTGGAGTCCTGCTCAGGTGGAGGCAGCAGCTCGGCTGGAGTTTGAGCAATCTGGGAGGAAATTCATGgaggaaacacagaaactggGGCAGAAAATGAGGCCAAGTGGCTTGTGGGGGTTTTATGGATTTCCCAATTGCTACAACTATTACAACGACAGGAGCATAAACTACACAGGTGAGTGTCCAGATGTGGAGCTGAGCAGGAACGATGAGCTGTTCTGGATGTGGAACGCCTCCTCCGCTCTGTACCCTGACATCTACCTGAGCCTGGACCTGCGAGGCCTCGGCAAAGAGGTGCTGCTCTACACTCATCACCGCATCCTGGAGGCCATGAGGGCGGCAGATCAGGTGACCCCGTCGCAGCTGCCCGTCTTCCCCTACGCCCGCATCGTCTACACCTACACATTAGAGTTCCTCTCCAAG GAGCATCTGGTCCACACTGTAGGAGAGAGCGCTGCTTTAGGATCTGCTGGGGTCGTGCTGTGGGGGGACCATGCATTCGATAAATCTAAG GCTACATGTGAAGCAGTCAAGTCCTACATTGACGAGACTTTAGGTCCCTACGTGGTCAACGTGACCTCAGCTGCCACGCTCTGCAGCCAGGCTTTGTGCTCCTCTCAGGGACGGTGTCAGAGGTCGGACCTGAAGTCGGGCGCCTACCTCCACCTCGACCCCGCAGCCTGGAAGATCCTGTCTGAGAAGAAACCGGCAGGAGGGACAAACTACAGGGTTTTAGGGCAGATGGACGCACAAAGTGTGCTGCAGATGAAGTCTGACTTCCACTGCAGGTGTTATCCTGGGTGGGAAGGGAGGGACTGCTCCACGCCAGTTTAG
- the LOC111605865 gene encoding hyaluronidase-2-like, which yields CRAEKDTRDTTEDMLHWTLRDWRVQLLIVLLWDGVCAPKVKPTPWPLYSKKPLLLAWNVPTQDCGSRHGVSLQLDQFQIVASSSQTLVRQNLTFFYPDRLGLYPYFKTDATPVRGGLPQAASLSQHLREMQKNVDKYIPNRGAVGLAVIDWEEWRPLWVRNYGRRHMYREQSFELARQKNPTWSDDQARRAAQLEFEEAAKKFMLETLRRGNRLRPNTLWGFYLYPDCHNHNYMASLWGYKGECPSMDMVRNERLRWLWSESTALFPSIYMGKALRSSSPGRQFVRHRVREGIRLSSFGEEFSRPVFVYTRPIYDDSLEHLTEFDLVSTIGESVALGAAGIIMWGDVTHAKNKTTCSDLNAYLQGTLSQYLLNVSTAAELCSQTLCGSHGRCLRKRWDKDVYLHLNRLTHRIERRKGKLTVIGKLGDSDKVLLDKDFQCQWYKCFKEGGCSYTQPQKEPPKKGAATRTRTSVLQSIIFLMTVVLLC from the exons TGTAGGGCCGAGAAGGACACTCGAGACACAACTGAAGACATGTTGCATTGGACTCTTCGTGACTGGAGAGTACAGCTCCTGATTGTTCTGCTCTGGGACGGCGTCTGCGCTCCGAAAGTGAAACCTACACCATGGCCCCTGTACTCCAAGAAGCCCCTTCTCCTCGCCTGGAATGTCCCGACTCAGGACTGTGGCTCCCGGCATGGCGTTTCTTTGCAGCTGGACCAGTTCCAGATTGTGGCCTCGTCAAGTCAGACCCTCGTCAGGCAGAACTTGACCTTCTTCTATCCCGACCGCTTGGGCTTGTACCCCTACTTTAAAACGGATGCGACGCCGGTGCGCGGTGGGCTGCCACAGGCCGCCAGTCTCTCGCAGCACCTcagagaaatgcagaaaaatgttgataagtACATACCAAACCGGGGCGCTGTAGGTTTAGCAGTTATTGACTGGGAAGAGTGGAGGCCTCTTTGGGTACGAAACTATGGAAGAAGACACATGTACCGCGAACAGTCCTTTGAACTGGCGCGCCAGAAGAACCCAACTTGGTCCGATGACCAGGCGAGAAGAGCGGCCCAGCTGGAGTTTGAGGAGGCTGCTAAGAAGTTCATGCTGGAGACGCTACGCCGCGGCAATCGCTTGCGGCCCAACACTCTGTGGGGGTTCTACCTGTACCCGGACTGccacaaccacaactacatGGCCTCCCTGTGGGGCTACAAGGGCGAGTGCCCCTCCATGGATATGGTCCGCAACGAGAGGCTGAGGTGGCTGTGGTCGGAGAGCACGGCGCTCTTCCCCTCCATCTACATGGGCAAAGCGCTGCGCTCCTCTTCCCCAGGACGGCAGTTTGTGCGGCACCGTGTGAGAGAAGGGATACGTTTGTCTTCATTCGGCGAGGAGTTTTCACGTCCCGTCTTTGTGTACACCCGGCCCATCTACGACGACTCCCTGGAACACCTGACAGAG TTTGACCTGGTGTCCACCATCGGGGAGAGTGTCGCTCTGGGAGCTGCAGGAATCATCATGTGGGGAGATGTAacacatgcaaaaaacaaa ACCACCTGCTCTGACCTGAACGCGTATCTTCAGGGCACACTGAGCCAATACCTCCTCAACGTCTCCACGGCAGCAGAGCTCTGCAGCCAGACCCTGTGCGGTTCCCACGGCCGCTGCCTTCGCAAACGTTGGGACAAGGATGTTTACCTTCACCTCAACCGCCTCACACACCGCATCGAGAGGCGAAAAGGCAAACTGACGGTGATCGGCAAGCTAGGAGACTCAGACAAGGTGCTTCTTGACAAGGACTTTCAGTGCCAGTGGTACAAGTGCTTTAAGGAGGGCGGCTGTAGTTATACACAGCCTCAGAAAGAACCGCCTAAAAAAGGGGCGGCGACTCGAACCAGAACATCAGTGCTCCAGTCTATCATCTTCCTGATGACCGTTGTGCTCCTGTGTTAA